The following are from one region of the Desulfonatronum thiosulfatophilum genome:
- a CDS encoding glucokinase — protein sequence MTLNPHSLPRHSPQYFLAADIGGTNSRFALFRHHNHTLEKSDVIRIPTRQAGSFAELLSLLKQSRLGPFINDCRAAALAVPGAVQHGIYANPPNIPWDIDIPGTDLQGLPKTTIILNDFAAQAYACKTGAVDQAVPINEGRPDNQGVVGVIGAGTGLGHGMLVPLTEERYLALPSEAGHAAFAFTNHEERSYERFVMQRLGLDYVYADVIVSGQGLALLHHFHFGKKVLPHQAAAAMNDESPVLQWFTRFYGRVCRHFALNVLATGGMYIAGGVAAKNPILVQHPEFLREFHNNPNYGELLRDIPIFLNTNEDSGLWGAALAAQLAADVPQPAKLVQIDGKSS from the coding sequence ATGACTTTGAATCCACATTCCTTGCCACGGCACTCCCCCCAGTATTTCCTTGCGGCGGATATAGGCGGAACCAACAGTCGTTTCGCCCTATTCCGTCATCATAACCATACTCTGGAAAAGTCGGACGTGATTCGCATTCCCACACGTCAGGCCGGATCTTTTGCCGAGTTGCTATCCCTGCTCAAGCAGAGCCGCCTGGGACCATTCATAAATGATTGTCGGGCGGCAGCCCTGGCCGTTCCGGGCGCCGTTCAACACGGAATCTATGCCAACCCGCCCAACATTCCCTGGGACATCGATATTCCAGGGACGGATCTGCAAGGCTTGCCGAAAACAACGATCATCCTGAACGACTTCGCGGCTCAGGCGTATGCGTGCAAAACCGGGGCAGTGGATCAGGCAGTGCCGATTAACGAAGGTCGCCCCGACAATCAAGGCGTGGTGGGCGTGATCGGAGCCGGAACGGGTTTGGGGCATGGCATGCTGGTGCCTCTGACGGAGGAACGCTATCTCGCGTTACCTTCGGAAGCGGGACATGCCGCGTTTGCGTTCACCAATCATGAGGAACGCAGCTATGAACGATTTGTGATGCAGCGCTTGGGATTGGATTATGTCTATGCGGATGTGATCGTATCCGGACAAGGACTGGCCTTGCTGCACCATTTCCATTTTGGAAAAAAGGTTTTGCCGCACCAGGCTGCAGCGGCCATGAACGACGAATCTCCGGTTCTTCAGTGGTTTACACGATTCTACGGCCGTGTCTGCCGCCATTTTGCCCTCAATGTCCTGGCAACGGGAGGAATGTACATTGCCGGAGGCGTGGCCGCGAAAAATCCAATCCTGGTCCAGCATCCGGAGTTCCTGCGTGAATTTCACAATAATCCAAATTACGGGGAACTTCTGCGGGATATTCCGATCTTTTTGAACACCAACGAGGACAGCGGGCTCTGGGGAGCGGCCTTGGCCGCCCAGCTTGCGGCTGATGTACCACAACCCGCCAAGCTTGTTCAGATCGACGGGAAAAGCAGTTGA